In the Palaeococcus pacificus DY20341 genome, one interval contains:
- a CDS encoding proton-conducting transporter transmembrane domain-containing protein has translation MIEHLPALMIAVPLFGAFITPLFKKRYSLASIWAMIITGVTVVLSLLLVQHVVSNGLMVYVFGADKPTLVLPSGYKVPVRIIFEVDAIGAFMALSATLMAFIGALYSYSHVSNENGLEKYYTLLLLLEVGILGMVLTGDLFNLFVFLEIAGIAGSALVGFRNYRGEASEAGIKYLIVSAIASLMVLFSIGILYGQYGNLNLAYLSRQISFNTLDMIALGLLFASFAMKCGSVPMHYWVPDAYTEVPAGINPPLLVATYASLYALFRVSFTLFGNITWDLARVGWIMSILGVLTMFIGVTMALVQKDVKRLMSYHAISQTGYMLLGVGVGLTVLHDPKALAEFGRDAMAGGIFHIINHIIYKSLLLMTAGALFYVTGTRNLNEMGGLARKMPITTIAFIVGAAAISGIPPFNGFASKFLIYETSYQLNPLLAVFAMVTSILTLASFVKVFASAFLGPPLEKFENAKEVPKPMVVAMIILAALCILFGLFPTYILDKLVYPAVDALLKLAQYQAWGGLA, from the coding sequence ATAGCTTAGCATCAATTTGGGCCATGATAATTACAGGCGTAACCGTTGTGCTCTCTCTCCTCCTAGTGCAGCACGTCGTTTCAAATGGGCTTATGGTATACGTCTTTGGTGCGGATAAGCCGACATTAGTATTACCTTCAGGATACAAAGTTCCTGTGAGGATTATATTTGAGGTAGATGCTATTGGAGCATTTATGGCACTCTCAGCTACGTTAATGGCCTTTATCGGTGCGCTGTACTCCTACAGTCATGTAAGCAATGAAAACGGCTTAGAGAAGTATTACACATTACTGCTCCTCCTTGAGGTTGGAATACTTGGAATGGTGCTCACAGGAGATCTATTTAACCTCTTCGTGTTCCTGGAAATAGCGGGTATAGCGGGTTCAGCGTTAGTCGGCTTTAGAAACTATCGCGGTGAGGCAAGCGAAGCGGGAATAAAGTACCTCATCGTGAGTGCAATTGCTTCATTGATGGTATTGTTCTCTATTGGAATCCTTTATGGACAGTACGGAAACTTAAACTTGGCATATTTGAGCAGACAGATAAGCTTCAACACTCTCGACATGATTGCTCTCGGCCTGCTCTTCGCTTCGTTTGCTATGAAATGCGGTTCCGTCCCGATGCACTACTGGGTTCCTGATGCCTACACAGAAGTTCCAGCGGGAATAAACCCACCACTCCTTGTGGCAACCTATGCAAGCTTATATGCTCTCTTTAGAGTGAGCTTCACTCTCTTTGGCAACATAACATGGGATTTAGCTAGAGTCGGATGGATCATGAGCATACTAGGAGTCCTTACGATGTTCATAGGTGTTACAATGGCCCTCGTGCAGAAAGATGTGAAGAGGCTCATGAGCTATCACGCCATCTCGCAGACAGGTTACATGCTCTTAGGTGTTGGGGTTGGACTAACAGTTCTCCACGATCCCAAGGCCCTAGCAGAATTTGGAAGAGATGCTATGGCTGGTGGTATTTTCCACATAATAAACCACATAATTTACAAGAGCCTCTTGCTAATGACGGCTGGAGCTCTCTTCTATGTGACTGGAACGAGAAATCTAAATGAAATGGGCGGCTTAGCGAGAAAGATGCCCATAACGACTATAGCCTTTATCGTTGGAGCAGCGGCTATATCCGGTATTCCACCCTTCAACGGTTTTGCAAGTAAGTTCTTGATCTATGAGACTTCCTATCAGCTCAACCCGCTTTTGGCAGTATTTGCTATGGTGACGAGCATTCTAACACTCGCTTCATTCGTCAAAGTCTTTGCTTCAGCGTTCCTAGGGCCACCGCTGGAGAAGTTCGAAAATGCGAAAGAGGTTCCAAAACCAATGGTTGTTGCAATGATAATCCTAGCAGCGCTGTGTATACTATTCGGTCTGTTCCCAACATACATCCTTGACAAGCTCGTCTATCCAGCTGTCGATGCTTTGCTTAAATTGGCTCAATATCAAGCGTGGGGTGGTTTAGCATGA